From Cyclopterus lumpus isolate fCycLum1 chromosome 4, fCycLum1.pri, whole genome shotgun sequence, a single genomic window includes:
- the gpsm2l gene encoding G protein signaling modulator 2, like, whose product MESSCLDLALEGERLCKAGDYRVGVSFFESAIQVGTEDLQILSAIYSQLGNAYFHLQEYNKALEYHRHDLTLTRTIGDELGEAKASGNLGNTLKLLGRYDEAVVCCQRHLDITRAMYDKVGQARALYNFGNVYHAKGKSICWTGAEPGDFPEEARIALRKAAQYYEANLCLVMDLSDRAAQGRTHGNLGNSYYLLGDFEKAADAHEKRLLIAKEFGDKSAERRAHCNLGNAHIFLSQFEVAAGHYKRTLQLARLLKDKAVEAQACYSLGNTYTLLQDYERAIDYHLKHLVIAQDLNDRVGEGRAYWSLGNAHTALGNHQQAMYFAEKHLEIAKETGDKSGEVTARMNLSDLRLVVGLKSNSSIPPNIFRNTNTNSSALPLSYQGYPSLQGVKSSARILGSAENLGLSPSPDKNQTGDSSAHPDWEEDVFPGSSKTNTIMASTKLFLFHRLKSKKQKNPKSSPKDQDENCTEHSAPELEAPVSPKPGSRDTIGEDGFFDLLSRFQGNRMDDQRCSTAPSFPSSTPPVAERKPILECETPLQDPGHFLELLASSQARRLDDQRVSLSHFPGLRLSTSNLLRTPSTSSTDQLPPQAPTSCTDSPHIPSLYSRLEASAEQPEGDDVFFDMLVKCQGSRLNDQRCAAPPSKSKGPTVPDEDFFSLIQRSQSNRMEEQRVLPPPDVTQSKPD is encoded by the exons ATGGAGTCATCGTGTCTGGACCTGGCTCTGGAAGGTGAGCGGCTCTGTAAGGCTGGTGACTATCGTGTCGGTGTGTCCTTCTTTGAGTCTGCAATCCAGGTTGGAACCGAGGACCTTCAAATCCTTAGTGCCATCTACAGCCAGCTGGGCAATGCCTACTTTCACCTACAAGAGTATAACAAAGCCCTGGAGTACCATCGCCATGACCTCACACTTACTAG AACAATTGGAGATGAACTTGGTGAGGCAAAAGCCAGCGGCAACCTTGGGAACACATTAAAGCTTTTAGGACGGTATGATGAAGCAGTGGTTTGTTGCCAAAGACATTTGGATATCACCAGAGCCATGTATGACAAG GTTGGGCAGGCTCGAGCGCTGTATAATTTCGGGAACGTATACCACGCCAAGGGCAAGAGCATCTGCTGGACTGGAGCCGAGCCAGGAGACTTCCCAGAGGAGGCCAGGATAGCCCTGAGGAAAGCTGCACAGTACTATGA agcaAACCTGTGCCTGGTGATGGACTTAAGCGATCGGGCAGCCCAAGGTCGTACCCATGGTAACCTTGGAAATTCTTACTATCTTCTGGGTGACTTTGAAAAAGCAGCAGATGCACACGAAAAG CGGCTGCTCATCGCCAAAGAGTTTGGGGATAAGTCTGCTGAGAGACGGGCCCACTGTAACCTTGGCAATGCTCACATATTCCTCAGCCAGTTTGAAGTGGCGGCTGGTCATTACAA GAGGACTCTGCAGCTGGCCAGGCTTTTGAAGGACAAAGCCGTGGAGGCCCAGGCCTGTTACAGTCTGGGCAACACCTACACACTACTGCAAGACTATGAGAGAGCCATTGATTACCACCTCAAACATCTGGTCATTGCTCAGGACCTAAATGACAG AGTCGGTGAAGGACGAGCATACTGGAGTCTGGGAAATGCCCACACCGCCCTGGGGAATCATCAGCAAGCCATGTACTTTGCAGAGAAACATCTGGAAATTGCCAAAGAG ACTGGAGACAAAAGTGGCGAAGTGACAGCAAGGATGAACTTGTCGGACCTACGGCTGGTCGTAGGTCTGAAGTCCAACTCCAGCATTCCCCCCAACATCTTCCGCAACACCAACACTAATAGCTCTGCACTGCCATTAAGCTACCAGGGTTACCCCAGCCTCCAAG gggTCAAGTCTTCAGCAAGGATACTCGGCAGTGCAGAGAACCTGGGACTGAGTCCAAGTCCAGACAAAAATCAAACTGGAGATTCATCTGCTCATCCA GACTGGGAAGAAGACGTATTCCCTGGATCTTCAAAAACCAACACAATCATGGCTTCCACGaagctcttcctcttccatcgGCTGAAAAGCAAGAAGCAGAAGAACCCCAAATCCTCTCCTAAAGACCAGGATGAAAACTGCACCGAGCACTCGGCTCCTGAGCTGGAAGCACCGGTGTCTCCAAAG CCTGGATCACGGGACACCATTGGAGAGGATGGCTTTTTCGACCTCCTCTCTCGTTTCCAGGGCAACAGAATGGACGACCAAAGGTGCTCCACTGCtccttcctttccctcctccaccccaccTGTAGCTGAAAGGAAAC CTATTTTGGAGTGCGAAACACCGTTGCAGGATCCTGGTCATTTCCTGGAGCTGCTGGCCAGCTCCCAGGCCCGTCGTCTGGACGACCAACGAGTCAGCCTGAGCCATTTTCCTGGCTTACGTCTCAGCACATCCAACCTGCTTCGTacaccctccacctccagcaCAGATCAACTCCCCCCTCAAG CCCCGACCTCCTGCACAGATTCGCCTCACATACCCTCCCTGTACAGTCGCCTCGAGGCCAGTGCTGAGCAGCCTGAAGGGGATGACGTCTTCTTCGATATGCTAGTTAAATGCCAG GGCTCCCGACTGAACGACCAGCGGTGTGCTGCTCCACCTTCTAAATCTAAGGGACCAACTGTTCCAGATGAAGATTTTTTTAGTCTCATCCAGCGTTCCCAGTCCAACCGGATGGAGGAGCAGCGAGTCCTGCCACCTCCTGACGTAACCCAATCCAAACCCGACTGA
- the mcoln3b gene encoding mucolipin-3, producing the protein MMRNIDMEEPSDSPHHEHQFVEYLEDVECLRRKIKFYFMNPCEKYHARGRKPWKLMLQIIKIAIITIQLVSFGLSNQMVVLFTEENLSTFKNLFLKDYDGDMDSYAVYRQADVYDHIDYILVQYGDLHSLTVGNQEYDKNYPMSVCQEFYKNSTISPGNETFDIDIHVINDCFNVYPMEHLTLRKALPHFKLHFKRMLSVKITFVLKAINLQTVRYREMPDCYDFTIIITFDNQVHSGRIKVDLESDVEINECRDLKVTGASARNIHPTVLFDCLVIITCIASFALCTRSVINGIQLQFEYTDYCKKHCGCQVPWSDRLEFLNGWYILIMVTDILNIIGSILKIEIQTKVLTNYDVCSIFLGTGTMFVWIGIIRYMGYFRKYNILILTMRAGFPNVIRFICCAGIIYMSYCFCGWIVLGPYHEKFRTLNMVSECLFSLINGDDMFATFLEMKQKSLLVWLFSRIYLYTFISLFIYMILNLFITIIADTYYTVKRQSGKPRSELQRFISLCKDLPNSGMYRCEENKGFFLNDCITRCRNHQDRLSSEA; encoded by the exons ATGATGCGCAATATTG ATATGGAGGAGCCGAGTGACTCCCCCCACCACGAACATCAGTTTGTGGAATATCTGGAAGATGTGGAGTGTCTCAGGAGGAAAATCAAATTTTACTTCATGAACCCCTGTGAGAAGTACCACGCTCGCGGACGAAAACCATGGAAACTCATGTTGCAAATCATCAAAATTGCCATTATTACTATCCAG TTAGTGTCTTTCGGGCTGAGCAACCAGATGGTTGTCTTGTTCACTGAGGAAAATCTGAGCACATTCAAGAACCTCTTCTTGAAAGATTATGATGGAGACATGGATAGTTATGCTGTCTACAGACAGGCGGACGTTTATGATCACATCGATTACATCCTGGTACAG TATGGAGATCTGCACAGCCTCACAGTGGGGAATCAGGAATATGATAAAAATTACCCCATGTCAGTGTGTCAGGAGTTCTACAAGAACTCCACCATCTCCCCGGGCAACGAGACCTTTGACATTGATATCCACGTGATAAATG ATTGCTTTAATGTTTATCCGATGGAGCATCTAACATTGCGGAAAGCACTTCCACATTTCAAATTGCATTTCAAAAG GATGCTTTCTGTCAAGATCACATTTGTCCTTAAGGCAATAAATTTACAGACAGTGAGATATCGAGAGATGCCAGACTGCTACGACTTTACTATTATT ATAACTTTCGACAACCAAGTGCACAGCGGCAGGATAAAGGTTGACCTGGAAAGCGATGTTGAAATCAATGAATGCCGAGACTTGAAAGTAACTGGAGCAT CTGCTAGAAACATACACCCGACGGTGCTGTTTGACTGCCTCGTCATTATAACGTGCATCGCCTCCTTTGCCCTCTGCACACGCTCAGTGATCAATGGGATTCAACTGCAGTTT GAGTACACAGACTACTGCAAGAAACATTGTGGATGTCAAGTCCCGTGGTCGGACAGGCTGGAGTTTTTGAATGGTTGGTACATCCTCATCATGGTTACCGACATATTGAACATCATTGGCTCCATTCTCAAGATAGAGATCCAGACTAAG GTCCTCACTAATTACGATGTCTGCAGCATCTTCCTTGGGACCGGTACCATGTTTGTCTGGATCGGTATCATCCGCTACATGGGCTACTTTAGGAAGTATAAT ATTCTCATCCTGACGATGAGGGCGGGGTTCCCAAATGTAATCCGTTTCATCTGCTGTGCTGGAATAATCTACATGAGTTACTGCTTCTGTGGCTGGATTGTCCTGGGCCCATATCATGAGAAG TTTCGGACCTTGAATATGGTGTCGGAGTGTCTGTTCTCCCTAATCAACGGAGACGACATGTTCGCCACCTTTTTGGAGATGAAGCAAAAGAGCCTCTTGGTGTGGCTCTTCAGCAGGATCTACCTCTATACCTTCATCTCGCTCTTTATCTACATGATCCTCAACCTTTTCATCACAATCATCGCCGACACCTATTACACAGTGAAG AGGCAGAGTGGAAAGCCGAGATCAGAGCTGCAAAGATTCATATCGCTCTGTAAAGATCTGCCGAATTCTGGAATGTACAGATGTGAAGAGAACAAAGGCTTCTTCTTGAACGACTGCATTACCAG gtGCAGGAATCATCAGGACAGGCTGTCTTCAGAGGCATAA
- the wdr63 gene encoding LOW QUALITY PROTEIN: WD repeat-containing protein 63 (The sequence of the model RefSeq protein was modified relative to this genomic sequence to represent the inferred CDS: substituted 1 base at 1 genomic stop codon): MPPKRPKSATSSAGKKGKAKGHPDDIFPMVLTSATQELFGCLADEDVTEESPHKLLKKDDIIQDFKTRAAVSDFSPVKQIVLDYPDAELLLVFDRDFTYGQSFYLVLTPEAKERILNVLQSPEPETQEVFEDEVIKTPEPKPWISLGSEQEIDDESVRETREKLRYKFSKVRRKFGLPVCFSDRNTADAKDGYLECASYQDSRFSINQMQRDCGIQAVSRLQSSSAQTQWKLPRNIFTQCTPRELSYEEKENILQSENLKNFCNSVTPRTLQSLQQEQIMNVFFDDWKALGTTAKDWSGKVSEGLMIYQFFTNQNYTKDKKISSVHWHPTFYGVIAVALTEKKEKPLNESTTHVFKASLILFYSFSDPSNPQLLLESPDDISAFEFCPSDPNIIVGGCINGQVVLWDISAHVTHLQGTQPGKNVSVITDTLTFHQDRDDNKENKTPVVHFCAMSAFESRYKAPITDVQWLPPTFEVTRTGLPVQNKYNISTQVVTCSPDCAIMFWDVRVSKVSQSASDSKQNVVPKTPYSVPDTFKHLGHTWKPLFKVSLPKIDISGEYVPLKFSLEHFTXAANENDDSSEVIPAYSQLTVPSAKTLSTLEEVNTKLFIGTEDGEIIYTDWRLVKDVSERLHSAKPLHCFSIHEKVNSMQRSPFFNDIILTTGSWNFAIWKEGVMDGPIILSPISEQEFTVGCWSLSRPAIFFIGKVDGSIEVWNLLEKITEPAQVNAHVTNAKITCIKPWIASSKQHFLAVTDDLGMLRVFEIPKLLYVPFKNESLRFKKYLEVEEERLKDLLKSDELWAKPEEEAEQLTKKMKSDKPLKSLVEDEEECKNHRILQESILKDTQDA, translated from the exons ATGCCACCCAAGAGACCAAAAAGTGCAACAAGCAGTGCAGGCAAGAAGGGGAAAGCTAAAG GTCATCCCGATGACATCTTCCCCATGGTCCTGACATCAGCCACCCAGGAGCTCTTTGGTTGCCTCGCTGATGAGGATGTCACAGAGGAGAGCCCTCACAAGCTGCTGAAAAAAGACGACATAATACAGGACTTTAAGACAAGAGCCGCGGTGTCCGATTTCAGCCCTGTGAAGCAGATTGTGCTG GACTACCCGGACGCAGAGCTCTTGCTGGTTTTTGACAGGGACTTCACCTATGGCCAGAGCTTCTACCTGGTCCTGACACCAGAAGCTAAGGAACGAATCTTAAAC GTTCTGCAATCACCAGAGCCTGAGACACAAGAAGTGTTTGAGGATGAAGTCATTAAAACCCCAGAACCAAAGCCATGGATATCTCTCGGCAGTGAGCAGGAAATAGATGACGAATCTGTCAGAGAGACCAGAGAAAAG CTGCGTTACAAGTTCTCCAAAGTGAGGAGGAAGTTTGGATTACCAGTCTGTTTTTCTGACCGCAACACTGCGGATGCTAAGGATGGCTACCTAGAGTGTGCTTCATACCAAGACAGCAGATTCAGCATCAATCAGATGCAGAGGGACTGCGGGATTCAGGCTGTTTCCAGACTTCAGAGCAGCAGTGCTCAGACACAGTG GAAGTTGCCGAGGAATATCTTTACCCAGTGCACGCCAAGAGAGTTAAGttatgaagaaaaagagaacatcCTCCAGTCTGAGAATTTGAAGAATTTTTGCAACTCAGTGACCCCAAG AACTTTGCAATCCCTTCAGCAGGAACAAATCATGAATGTGTTCTTTGATGACTGGAAGGCTCTGGGGACAACAGCTAAAGACTGGTCTGGGAAGGTTTCCGAAGGTTTGATGATTTATCAGTTCTTCACCAACCAGAACTACACGAAGGACAAGAAAATCAGCAGCGTTCATTGGCACCCAACCTTCTACG GCGTGATAGCTGTGgctttgacagaaaaaaaggagaagcctTTGAACGAGTCCACAACGCACGTCTTCAAAGCTTCTCTCATTCTCTTCTATAGCTTCTCCGACCCCTCTAATCCTCAG TTGCTGCTGGAGAGCCCAGATGACATTTCTGCCTTTGAGTTTTGCCCCTCTGATCCAAATATTATCGTTGGCGGCTGCATAAATGGCCAG GTCGTGCTGTGGGACATTTCTGCTCACGTCACGCACTTACAGGGAACACAGCCTGGTAAAAATGTTTCTGTCATCACTGACAC TTTGACCTTCCACCAGGACCgcgatgacaacaaagagaataaGACTCCTGTTGTGCACTTCTGTGCAATGTCTGCCTTTGAGAGCAGATACAAAGCACCAATTACTGATGTCCAGTGGCTGCCACCAACATTTGAG GTGACCAGGACGGGCTTACCAGTGCAGAACAAGTACAACATTTCTACACAGGTTGTCACCTGCTCCCCGGACTG TGCTATAATGTTCTGGGATGTGCGAGTGTCAAAAGTGAGCCAGTCAGCGTCAGACAGTAAGCAGAATGTGGTTCCGAAGACACCCTACAGTGTCCCCGACACTTTCAAACACCTGGGCCACACGTGGAAGCCTCTGTTCAAG GTTTCTCTGCCAAAGATTGATATCAGTGGCGAATATGTTCCTCTGAAATTCAGCCTGGAACATTTCACCT AAGCAGCTAATGAAAATGATGATAGCTCAGAGGTCATCCCAGCCTACAGCCAGCTCACAGTGCCCTCAGCTAAAACACTCAGTACTCTGGAAGAAGTCAATACCAAACTCTTTATTGgaacagag GACGGGGAGATTATTTACACTGACTGGAGACTGGTGAAGGACGTCTCTGAGCGGCTGCACA gtgcTAAGCCCCTCCACTGTTTTAGCATCCATGAGAAGGTGAATTCGATGCAGCGGTCGCCCTTCTTCAACGACATTATTTTGACGACAGGAAGCTGGAACTTTGCCATCTGGAAGGAGGGAGTCATG GACGGCCCCATCATCCTGTCACCAATCTCAGAGCAGGAGTTCACTGTGGGATGCTGGTCCCTGTCCCGACCAGCTATTTTCTTCATCGGGAAAGTAGATGGCAGCATTGAAGTGTGGAACCTGCTGGAAAAGATTACTGAACCTGCGCAGGTCAACGCACACGTCACCAATGCCAAGATTACCTGCATCAAACCCTGGATAGCCTCCT CCAAGCAGCACTTCCTGGCTGTGACTGATGACCTTGGAATGCTCCGTGTTTTTGAAATCCCAAAGTTACTCTATGTTCCCTTCAAGAATGAG AGTTTGAGGTTCAAGAAATACCttgaggtggaggaagagaggttGAAGGATCTTTTGAAGAGTGATGAACTGTGGGCAAAACCGGAGGAGGAAGCTGAACAACTCACAAAGAAGATG AAATCTGACAAGCCGTTGAAATCCCTtgtggaggatgaagaggagtgTAAAAATCACCGGATTCTGCAAGAAAGCATCCTGAAGGACACACAAGATGCCTGA